Proteins encoded within one genomic window of Granulicella pectinivorans:
- a CDS encoding tetratricopeptide repeat protein produces the protein MCRRYQRQGEFTVKMSLLLVFWTTLGLQPAFAQSDMVRRCNLATASADDVTRPHDIPGVAFDQINPAVAVPACEAAVSANPGVARLQFELGRALEAAKRLGEARAAYERAAAKDFALAEANLATLYRLGEGVPKDYVKSMAWYRKAADQGLASAQVNVGHLYYEGDGVAKNYAEAMKWYRRAADQGDQDGQAKLGEMYFNGRGVQKDPSQAFDWFRKAAEQGNVDSQSMLGWMYWEGIGVPKDNAQAASWFRKAADQGDADAQTALGAMYVDGEGVPKDNGKAEFWYRKAAAQGNTVAQSKLKGLANLAQVNQETAAQETRQAALLAKRKEVGDLVCNADGVVWGYVERVYKDKIQIRYQHTFFVSHPYDELFWKNYNEVIVCSDK, from the coding sequence ATGTGCCGCAGATATCAACGGCAAGGGGAGTTTACTGTGAAAATGTCTTTGCTTCTGGTTTTCTGGACGACACTCGGATTACAGCCGGCTTTTGCGCAGAGTGACATGGTTCGGAGGTGCAATCTTGCAACAGCAAGTGCGGACGATGTTACCCGTCCTCACGACATTCCCGGAGTGGCTTTCGACCAGATCAATCCGGCGGTCGCGGTTCCGGCCTGTGAAGCGGCCGTTTCGGCCAACCCCGGCGTGGCGCGCCTCCAGTTTGAATTGGGAAGGGCTCTTGAAGCGGCCAAACGTCTCGGAGAGGCACGAGCCGCTTATGAAAGAGCTGCCGCGAAGGATTTTGCGCTCGCGGAGGCGAATCTGGCGACTCTTTACCGCCTCGGTGAGGGCGTACCCAAGGATTACGTCAAGTCAATGGCGTGGTACCGAAAGGCTGCCGATCAGGGGTTGGCGAGTGCACAGGTCAACGTGGGGCATCTGTACTATGAGGGCGATGGTGTAGCGAAGAACTATGCCGAGGCGATGAAGTGGTATCGCAGGGCAGCCGACCAAGGCGATCAGGACGGACAGGCCAAGCTCGGGGAGATGTACTTCAACGGTAGAGGCGTACAAAAAGACCCTTCGCAGGCGTTCGATTGGTTCCGCAAGGCGGCGGAGCAGGGCAATGTAGATTCACAGTCCATGCTTGGCTGGATGTATTGGGAGGGCATCGGTGTGCCCAAGGACAACGCCCAGGCCGCTTCCTGGTTTCGCAAGGCTGCCGACCAGGGCGATGCAGATGCGCAGACCGCTCTCGGGGCGATGTATGTCGACGGAGAGGGCGTCCCAAAGGACAATGGCAAGGCAGAGTTCTGGTACCGCAAGGCTGCCGCCCAGGGTAACACCGTCGCGCAGTCCAAACTCAAAGGATTGGCGAATCTAGCTCAGGTGAATCAAGAGACGGCGGCCCAGGAGACGAGGCAAGCCGCCCTGCTGGCGAAGCGCAAGGAGGTGGGCGATCTCGTATGCAATGCGGATGGGGTGGTGTGGGGGTATGTGGAACGGGTCTATAAAGACAAGATCCAGATCAGATATCAACATACGTTTTTTGTGTCGCATCCCTACGACGAACTCTTTTGGAAGAACTACAACGAAGTCATCGTTTGCAGCGATAAATAG